DNA from Deltaproteobacteria bacterium:
GCGCGCACCTCGCCCGTCGCCATGACGACGTCGCCCATGAGCGCGTTGACGATCGTGGACTTGCCCGCGCCGGACGACCCGACCAACGCGACCGTCCGCCCCGGCAGGATCTCGCGGCGAAGCTCGTCGAGCCCCGTCCCGCACAGCGCGCTGATCGAACGCACCGACGCGCCGGGACACGCCTCCTCGACTTGCGCGACACGCGCCGCCGAGTCGTCGCACAGGTCCATCTTGGTCAGAACGACGACCGGAACGGCGCCGCCCGCGTAAACGAGCGCGAGATATCGCTGAATGCGGTGGACGTTGAAGTCGCCGTCCAGTCCGCAGACGATGAACACGCGATCGACGTTGGCGGCAATGACCTGCTCGCGGGTCTCGCGACCGGCCGCCCCGCGCGAGATGGCGGTTCGGCGCGCCAGTGCGCGAACGATGAGTGCGACACGGTCGCGGTTCGGCGGCGCGTCGAGCGCCACCCAGTCTCCGACGGCGACGGCGGTCTCGTCCGACGACTCGTGACGGAAGCGTCCGGACAGGCGCGCGCCGCCTTCGCCCGACGCCGTCCAGACGACGTATTCGCCGCGATACTCCGCGGCGATGCGCGCGGGGGTTTCATCGGAAACCGTCTGCTGCCACTGATTTTCGAAATACGGGTCCCAGCCCAATTCGGCGGGCGTGCACGATTCTGACGGAGTGAACACGGCGATCCTCCATGCGGCGCGGCGAACATTCGCACTTGCGCACGCACTCGCACGCGCTGCGCGACGGGCGCGGCGGCGCGGGGTTTGACCTGACTTTCGGGAACGTTCAGGGCGCGACGTCGCCGTGATCGGCGTGCGTCACGCGACGCGATCCCTCACGCAAGGTCCGCATGGATTCGGGTGTTCATCATCAAGTCCTCTTTTCGAGGTTCGGACTTCGCACCGGACATACCCGCAATCGCGAGCGATGTAAACCCGCCGACCGTCTCGACGCGCCGCGCGCGATTTTCTAGAGTGAACGCGGCGCTGCTTCGTCGCGCGCCAAACGGGTTCGCCCATGAATCGCTCTTCGGGTTCCGAACGTCTGTCCGCCCTGATCGTCGCGCCGTCGGCGATTGCCGTCATCGTGTTCGTGTACGGCTTCATCGGCTGGAGCGCATTCATCTCCATGACCGACTGGCGCGGCCTCGCGCCGACCTAC
Protein-coding regions in this window:
- the rsgA gene encoding ribosome small subunit-dependent GTPase A, whose product is MFTPSESCTPAELGWDPYFENQWQQTVSDETPARIAAEYRGEYVVWTASGEGGARLSGRFRHESSDETAVAVGDWVALDAPPNRDRVALIVRALARRTAISRGAAGRETREQVIAANVDRVFIVCGLDGDFNVHRIQRYLALVYAGGAVPVVVLTKMDLCDDSAARVAQVEEACPGASVRSISALCGTGLDELRREILPGRTVALVGSSGAGKSTIVNALMGDVVMATGEVRAHDQRGRHTTTHRQMIVLPGGGLLIDTPGLRELQLPGEDGLDVAFADIAQFAAGCRFADCRHESEPGCAVRAAIERGDLDADRFGHYVQLDREAKAYELRHDVRAARQAERAWGKMTRGGDQARRFKRGQ